In Bacillaceae bacterium S4-13-56, the DNA window TAGACGCACGCGCCATGGAAATTGACGCGCAAATTCACGAAACAGACGCGCGCCAGCCCAAAATAGACGCACGGATTCAGAGTAGACGCACGCGCCATGGAAATTGACGCGCAAATCCATGAAACAGACGCACGCCATCCCAAAATTGACGCGCGGATCTTTATTAACGTAAAATTAATTAAAAAAGGAGTTCACATACATATGAAAATCGACTTAAGAAGTGATACAGTTACCAAACCAACGGAAGAAATGCGGAAAGCTGCCTATGAAGCGGAGGTTGGCGATGATGTTTACGGAGAGGACCCAACGGTTAATCGTCTAGAAGAGACAGCAGCTGAGATGTTGGGAAAAGAAGCGGCTCTTTTTGTTACATCTGGAACACAGGGAAATCAGATTGCTGCCCTTACCCACTGTCAGCAAGGAAATGAAATCATTTTAGAGGCAGAGTCCCATATTTTTTATTATGAAGGAGCTGCTATATCGGCACTAGCTGGAGTTCAGCCGCGAACGATTAAGGGGAAAAGAGGGGCCATGGATCCAGCGGAAGTTAAAGCAGCTATCCGTGAAGATGACATTCATATGCCGGAAACAGGCCTCATTTGTTTGGAAAATACCCACAATCGTGCTGGAGGAGCTATTCTTCCTTTGGAAAACATGAGAGCGATTAAACAGGTGGCAGAGGAATATCATATTCCTGTTCACTTAGATGGGGCGCGTTTATTTAACGCCTCCGTGGCTTCGGGAGTTTCCCTTAAAGAATACGGAGACTGCACAGATACCATCCAAGTATGTCTTTCCAAAGGACTTGGAGCACCAGTTGGTTCATTAATTGCTGGTAACAAAGATTTTATTCGTCGAGCAAGGAAGTGGAGAAAACGTTTAGGTGGAGGATTAAGACAAGCCGGAATAATTGCGGCACCAGGCCTTCTAGCACTTACCCAAAATATTGACCGTCTCCATGAAGATCACATGAATGCTAAGTTATTAGCAGATGGATTAGCTAACATAGACAAGCTGAAAATAGAGGATATCCCAGAAACAAATATTGTTTTACTAAATGTGAAAGAAACAGGATACACAGCAGAGGAAATGGTAGAACTTCTTCATAATGAAGGTATTTTAACTGGATCATTTGGACCTTATACGATTCGATTTGTAACCAATTACGGAGTTACTAAAGAGGATATAGAAACCGTTTTAAAGAAAGTACAAAAGATTGAAGTGAAGTGATAGGCCTTTACAAAATGAGTAGTCTTCGTTACAATGACCTTGGAATGTAGGAGTTACATAATTTCTTATCATGTAATGTAGGGGGACCGGTGTTGCCGGTTGAGATAGTGCCCATAAGGTACTGACCCTTGAACCTGATCTGGTTAACACCAGCGTAGGAAACATTTAGGA includes these proteins:
- the ltaE gene encoding low-specificity L-threonine aldolase, yielding MKIDLRSDTVTKPTEEMRKAAYEAEVGDDVYGEDPTVNRLEETAAEMLGKEAALFVTSGTQGNQIAALTHCQQGNEIILEAESHIFYYEGAAISALAGVQPRTIKGKRGAMDPAEVKAAIREDDIHMPETGLICLENTHNRAGGAILPLENMRAIKQVAEEYHIPVHLDGARLFNASVASGVSLKEYGDCTDTIQVCLSKGLGAPVGSLIAGNKDFIRRARKWRKRLGGGLRQAGIIAAPGLLALTQNIDRLHEDHMNAKLLADGLANIDKLKIEDIPETNIVLLNVKETGYTAEEMVELLHNEGILTGSFGPYTIRFVTNYGVTKEDIETVLKKVQKIEVK